In Geotrypetes seraphini chromosome 11, aGeoSer1.1, whole genome shotgun sequence, the genomic window TAAAACTTTACCATTGTCCTAGCCCCCACAAGGGACCTTCTGGGGTCTCCCAATGCTCCATCAACATCATAGTAATCTCAGGATGCTAAGGAAAAAACATATTCTGGGTCTTAGAGCTACTAAACAGGAAGTGCTATAGAACTAGTATTCAGAACCTCTAAATCTAGTTCCCACAGAGAGACTGCAATGACTTCATTTAAGCTAGTTTAAAAAGTCAGATCCTCTCCCTAGTCTAGGGCTGCTACAGTATTCTGGCTGGATGCGCCCCCCCAAGAGACCTTGTGTCCCCTAAAAAGGAAGAAATTCTGGAGAGTAGAGGCATTGATTCAGATCTCCAATCATCCCAGTCCTTCTTTGACTGGACCTCAGGCTCCCAGAGACCCTTTTCctgagaagaagccaagttctgCAAGGACAGCCTCTCCTGCGTACTAACCAGCATCATCTCAGCTGGACCGGTGGACTGCTTGCGTTTCAAATAAGCATCATACATTAGAGTCACAAAATCAGAGCCACAAACCTGAACTGAATCCCTATGGAGTCCATCCTGACCAGATTTAGACccaaagtgttttgaggcttttaaaataaaattgacaAATCTAAGATGGTTGCTGTGGCAGCAATTTTAGTCCCAAAAACAGCCCGGGGAGCTACAGTAATGGACAAAAAATTCCAACAACAGGATTTTAGGGGTGAGGAATCCTCAAGGAAGCCCCAGAAACTTCCAAAAAAGCCCAAATCTACTCTACATCGATGTCCCCTACAGACAGCAATGGACTGTACTCACAGTGCTGCCATGTGCTGTGCctgcatcatagaaacatgaaggcagataaaagccaaattgtctatcaagtctgcccatccacagcatccagtatctccacctctccctaagagatcccatgtgcccatcccatgctttcttgaattcaaacacagtctttgtttccaccacctctacagggagactattccatgcatataccaccctttctataaaaaatatttccttagattactcacttcttaacttcattctatgccctctcattacagagcttcctttcaaattaaagatatttgtctcatgcacatttatgccacttaggtatttaaatgtctctctagAAACAATACTAACAATAACaatcttaaataaattactgcagcaaaaaaatgttgcaaaaatgttataagcccAGTGGTGGAACTATCCTTTGAAAAAtcatttaagtaaagtggagaaaaaagcctcaactaattttatatgcagacggcaacccaatgagtttttagccgttcttactctgtatcataggcaaaaaaactccactacttctctaaatgaaatctttcaaaataggagaatatttcaccactgtgcacagggaacaggaaaaagaaccttcagGATAAGTGTTACCTTCctgaaggttctttttcctgttccctgtgcacagtggtgaaatattctcctattttgaaagatttcatttagagaagtagtggagtttttttgtctATGATACAGAGTAAGAACGGCTAAAAAACTGCTGGGGAGGTGGTCAGGTGGGATGCTTGATggtggtggcgggagggagtggtcatccctcctgtcgatctttgatatgggtttaaaaaaaaattgtgtgtgtATTCTGTGCATTTGTCGATTGCTCTCACCAACGATTGGCATATGCAGATTTGAATGTATGTTTTTTaagaatgacttgcctttttgaaatgGTTACAATAGCGGCAGCAACAGCGACCCATTGGATTTTACTGCGAACATTACAGAATCTTCCCCTAAGTCTGTTCtcatacgtcttatgatgaagaccactttccaggatggagtcggtccagaagaaggctactaagcctgtttatatctttctgaaggtgcggtctccagaattgtacacaatattctaaatgagttctcaccagagagtcttatacaggggcatcaatacctccttgttTCTACTGGTCATACAtctctactggccatacctctccctacacaccctagcatccttcaagCTTTCGCTGTTGCCTTttaaacctgtttggccacctgtagatcatcacatactatctcacccaaattccactcttctttcatgcacaaagttcttcatccccaaaGCTGTTCTGttcccttgagtttttgcagtccaaatgtatgaccttgcatttcttagtattaaatcttatctgccaaatttcagaccattcttcaagctttgctagttCCTTCCTTGtgctattcacaccatcaggggtgtctgctctattgcagattttggtataatttgcaaagaggcaaatcttacctgacagcccttcagcaatatcgcttacaaaaatgttagaaAGAGCAGGCTCaaaaaccaaaccttgaggcataccactggtaacatccctttcctcagagagatatctattgactactaccctctgtcaccttccactgaaccagttcctgaccatgtccatcactttggggcccgtcccaagggcactcagtttatttattagacgtctgtgttgAATATTGTCAAATACTTTCGTAAAATCTAAAATACATCACATCAAatacactccctctatccaattctctggtcacccaataaaaaaaaatggtttacatatgtctgacaagacctacctctagtgaatccatattgcctcgggtcctgtaatccacaggatttcagaaatgtcattattctctgttttaaaagcatttctattaatttacttaccacagaagtcagacttactggcttggaattccctacttcttccttacttcccttTTGTGGAGAagaaccacatccgcccttctccagtcctttgttaccactcccgattctagagaagcattgaaaaggtcagccagcggagccaccagaacttccctaagttacttcaataccctcagatgtacacaatccagtcccatcgctttgtctacctttagtttagTTAGCTCTTtgcgaacacaatcctctgaaaattgatcagggtttaCCTCACCTCTATCCCtacttgcatttgtcttctgcggtcctgcttcCAGTGCTTCagttgtgaacacagaacagaaatatttgttaagcaattcagccttatgtTTATCAGCTTCTCACTGTAACTGTAGAAAAGGAAAGCCttcctgcctcagacaagcaagcAGGATGTCCAGAGCCTTGTCTCTTCGGGCTGCCTTTTACATAGGCTGAAACCCTCTACCCCACCAGTCTGCACATGACTCTTCGGGCATCTGCAAGGTCTCCCGATCAGTACAGAGTCAAATATATCCTGCGCTCAATCACTTGAACAATACCAGGGCAAGCAGATTCCCAGGGGCTGAACCCCAAACTGATCCAAGTGTTAGGGCAGGCTGGCCAGACAGGTGTGGCAAGACAAATGTACAGCAAGCCAGAATACTGAGTCTGCAGCTTCTTCCGGACAGAGTTGTTCCAGGAATATTGGGAGCCTCTATAGCACCCAAAGCCTTGAACGAAATATCagataaaaacccaaaaataagaaatttaaacagagcagatgaaaagacaccttctcaactcgcttgcagaaggaaaaatattTATAAGAGAGGGCAGTGCCTGGTGATGCAGGGAAACGGAGTTGAAAAAGTAGATGCCCTCTACATTCCTTGGGGGTGAAGGtgcactacccacaggttcagaaCTCATGCTTTTTGCACTGGAACATACGTTATGCTGACACAAAAGTCTAAATAGCAGCACCCATCACACATGTTTAAAAGCACAAGGCAGGCAAGCAATGCTTCTGGCATGTGAGAAAGTGCTGGGCCAGAGGGCTAGCTGCTCTTCCTTTCAATTCAGCTCCCCTTTACAAGTGCCTGATTCTGGACCTATTTACAAAGTATTTTTGAAATTTCAATGTGCACAGGAATGCATTTTTTTGACACCTACGTGCCTATTTGTAGGAACATGGAAATTGAGGAGCTACGGAGTCAGCTGTCACGTATGCAAGAGGACTGGATTGAAGAAGAGTGTCACCGTGTAGAGGCTCAACTGGCACTGAAGGAAGCACGCAAGGAGATCAAACAACTGAAGCAAGTCATTGACACTGTGAAGAACACCCTTCCAGAGAAGGACACGGGCATCCAAAAATATTTTGTGGACATTAATATCCAAAATCGGAAGCTGGAGACCCTCCTGCATAGCATGGAAATAGCTCAGAATGGGACTCTGAGGGATGAGGGGGCAACAGAGTCCATTGGAGGCTCCCCAGCCCGCTCACTAACGCGCAGCTCTACATACACAAAACTGAATGAGCACACCATCACTGAGCAAAGCATTGGAGACTCACAGAGTGTCTCAGCAGAGGACACAGCAGACAGTGGCTTTGTGGCTACAGATGATACTTTGaaccagacagacttcttggctcGGAGCAGTGTGATGATGTTGGGGGCAGAACGCTACTTGGAAGATGAGTCCTTTCATGGCCCCCAGCATCCCACCAGTTCTACATCTGATAAGCTGCTGGGGAACATTGCCGAGGTCCCAAGTTGTACAGAGGTTGCAGTGCAGGCCAGCTGCATGGCAGAGCAGGCTGTGCAAACAGAGTGTGTGCAGTACCACCCCAGTCCTTGCAACATTATGGaaaaggtccataaagcccaggcCTGTATCTTAAGCAAATCTAGCTCTAAGTTGGTCTCTGAAATGGAGGATATAGGTCTCACCAGTGACACCCAAATTCAAAACCTTACAGCAGCAAAGGTCCTTGTCCAGACTGATATCAACTCTGCAGAAAAAAGTGACCAAAATCCCCAAGAGACTTTCAAGAATCACCATGATTCCCTCTGGCTGGCTGCCTCTGGCACACATCCACCAGACAGTGTCATATGCACCATGGAGGAAGAAAGTACAGAGCTGGGTCCTGAAGCTACCAGCACAGCACTGAAGACATATTGGAGTCGCCATTTCATTGTGGACCTGCTGGCAGTGGTGGTACCAGTTGTACCTACAGTGGCCTGGTTGTGTCGCTCCCAGCGCAGACAAGATCAGCCTATCTATAACATCAGCTCTTTGTTACGTGGCTGCTGCACAGTGGCCTTGCACTCTATACGTAGGATCAGTTGTCAAAGCACACAACCATGACTCATCTCTATGTGCTGCAGAGGGCCACAGCTAGTCTGTCCATAGATTGTAAATGATATGTATTCCTTCCATAAGTGCTTGACAGCTTGAACATCTGAGCCATCTCTGGGAAGGTATAGGAATGTCCTTTGGTCTTGGTATGGGTGAGGGAGACACCTGGAGTTACAGATGGTATGGGAGGAGAATATGTAAGTCTGCTCTTGTTACTGCTTCATCCTGGCACTAGTTAAACTTTGTGGAGTTTTCCACAGAGGAGCTCACCCCAAGTCGCCTGCCATTGATGCAGTGCAGGGGAAATGTATCTCCAGCTTGTATCTTTAATCTGCAGTGTCCGCAGCTCAGCAGAGGAAGTAAAGCCATGGAATCTGTTTCAACTCTGACCTAAAGCCTGTTCTCAGTCAGCCCTTAAGAGACAGATCAGAGAAAGTGGAAGGTTCATTTGATTGACTAAACACAATACAGATTTCCCAGAACATGAGCTGAATCTATGCAAAGAAGGTGGTGCATATCCTATCACCCAACTGGATTCTTTACCTCACTCAGCTTCCTGGTTGGAGCTGTAAGTAAACTGCCCTCAAGAAAAGGGCCTCAAAGCTGTTGTCACATTTAATAGGTACCTTGCCTTGAAGGAGGAGACATGGGGGAACAGCTTTGCACTATACTGGAAGAAGCTCTGACACCATGCAGGGAAAGAGGTGACTGTAAAAACACACCTCCTAAAAGAAGATGCATTTAGGGTCTTTGCACATGTCCAAATTTTGCCTAATGAGAAGTAGATTATATTTGGAAAACAAAAGCCAACATATGTAGACATATatgaaaatgtatattttatcagCTCTGGAGCTCTCAGCTTGTGCACATCTTGTGACTTTCCCTCATATCTGTATCACTGAACATAAATAAATCTGTTTGAAGTCTCTGTCATTGGTCTGTGTACCCCTTTCTCTCTGCCTACACTGTGTTCAAAGCAGCACCTGTGCTGTCAGCTCAGCATACAGGCCAGAACCAGTCCTTGATCAAGACTAGTGTATCCCAGGAACCAGCACAAACCTAGTGAATGAGAGGAGAGACTATGAAAAGGTTTTCCTAAAGGGTTCTCAATACAATTGTATGAGAGgaaaggcaggattaattcgtcaagggcccctaggcacacaagtacactgggcctcctgccccaccccaccatgtgcccaggcggaaacaagaagctgcatcagagggaagctttgggcaagcagcaccacttgcacaattacagttcccgttgcctttcttacccacgttgcttgcttgttttactttccgtcgatggggaggGGCAATGTTGCCAATCAGGGTGGGGCccacgttgctgatcgggggggcccgcgttgacaatcgatgctggaggggctcatcgccgtttggaaaaaacaatgttgatgccctccttcatcgggcccccctgtccatttcgggccctaggcacgtgcctacttggccttttggttaatcctgccttgaTGAGAGGTATGTTACCTATAAGCACAAGCAGTGGCAAAGGTGGGAGTGGTGGGGGAATGGTGTCTAACTGACATACTGATGCACTATAAGAATTTAATAAAGTCTGAATAAAATTGCACATTCATGGTCTGAGGCTGCCAAGTGTAAAAGATTACTATGGAAGCAAATATTCATATAGTCCCTAGGAAGTTCTCTTATTTCCtaacaaaacctttttttttttttaatattctttattcattttcataattacattaagtgttaaatatattcattcacattaacaataaatacatcacttacaaacaatcattggtacatttcataaattattttcccttcccctttcccatccctcccacccatataccgcctagaagtcgcaagatagctggcggtatataaaaataaagttattattattattattatatactccattatcatataaaacatatcataataaaattcccccctccctacaccttaaattgataaatataagggaaataaTTACAATTAATCtttccaatattttgttaatggtttccacacatcctgaaatttcttaaaatatccctgttgtagtgcaataaacctttccattttatagatatgacataaagagttccaccaaaagttataatttaatctcctccaatccttccaattatatgtgatttgctgaatggcaacaccagtcattgtaagtaataatttattgttgtttgcagaaatctgactttttgctctcatttccataccaaatatcacagtatcataggataatgccactgggttatctaataaattattaatttggtcccaaattgatttccaaaaattcataataaataggcaatgaaacaataaatgatctaaagttcctgcttccagatgACTGCCAACATCtgttagacaaagaactatctaatttttgcaaactaacaaaaccttaaaaaaaaatccaggaagTCCTTCTGACCTGCTGAGAGGACACACAGCACCAAGTCATGCCAAGCTGGGAGTTAGAGGGAAACTATGAAGCCTACTTAAGTAAGGGTCAGGTGGCAGGgtgcaacttttcttcctctgaaGTGGTGTGCAGATTTTCAAGCTTCACCCAACCCTTGCTCACAGCTCAGCATTGTACAACTACAGCCCAGTATTGGTACTGTACCCCCGATAGGCTTTCATTTTAGAAGTCAAAACACCAAAGATCAATAATTCATTCTTTCCCATTACtctattcttgtacaatccctctggagcctgaactaGCGGGGTAGTGCatccattccagccttggctgcagaacttaaaaataaaaccaaccccctCTGCGAGGTCACCTGTGCGACCACTCTCTTTGAAGTTCAGTTTGATTCTGCAGCCTTGCTGAGAACTTCTAGTTTTCTTCTGCTCgtaattttatttctcaattcctagtcttttattttcttcagtACCGCGGGTTTGCCCTcgtgctgcggatcaactctgtGCGAGTGATCCATCGGTGGGAGATTGCAGACTTTTTAaagtttgtctgcttctggagggtgccctgtaagcctgaaactgcagcctgcagattggattgGGTCTCCAGGAttgggagccatctctcccctagTTTGTCCGCAAAGGGGTAGAGTGCAGGCTGCGGCGGTTCCGAAGAGGTATGCCGGGATCGGAACCGCACTGCGTGTCTTCCCTGGGGGGTCCTGGCGGTCATGATCTAAGTTGGCAAGGAAGTTGAGGTGGCCAGAAGATCTGAAattccagtttaatcagctcctgaggtaatgatctccctatgcttgcactgtgtaatgctggctgccattgaaatgcattgcagcaTATGTatctgtggtgtctgtgagtcatAAAGTTTGCCAATTTTGGGGGTGGTCCTCAAatcggggtttgggggggtttaccTACATGCCCTGgtcccccacctgtaaaatcctaaaatcgccatcTTTAGCATTTTCCTGCGTTTTTAATGGCTGTTTTTCTGTCAAAATCGGCATCcacggcggccatcttggattttcttaaaagtttttaaaagtatattttttggacttagaagcttcgtttttgctccaaacttcacagatggccacctcaggacaggatggcatggattcatgccttagaTGCGGCGGATGGCGGCTGGATTCGCAGCCGTTTATCCCGTGTGCTGCGGGCCATGAGGGGGAGTGAGATGTGAGCAGATCCCACGCTCCCCTCCTCCTTAGAGGCCCTAATGCTCTTTAATTCCACCGGAGTCGTGATTGCTGCATCTGGGGCACCTAAACTGGGCACGGATGGCATTTTTGCAAAACGCAAGCGCAATTTCAGGAAAATAATCTCCTCAGTCTGCTAATCCTGTGAGATCTGAGACGCACAGAGCAGCTCTGGCTGCCGGTGACTGTTTTTCCCCAGATTTTGGGGTTCAGTGGTATctgactgtaaaaaaaaaatcaaccaggAGTAAAAGGGACTTTGCCTGTTTCTTCCACTCAGACTCCAGTACAACAGTACTCCAGTACTCCATCCACTTTTGGATGCCAGCATGATGATATGTTTCTTTACTGGGGTGCCAGAAAGCAGGCGGCTCATCCCCGTCCTTGCTTCTGTTTCGGTGTCTGTGCCGTTGCTGTCGCCTGTTTTTTCGGTGGAATCAGCAGAGGTGGCTAACTTAGCGGATCTGGGTAATACAGACCAATGGGTTCCGAGACCTTGTGGATTACCAGGCGGAGTGCTGGCTCTTCACAGTAGCCCAAAAATAAAGATGGGCAGGCGGCTAGTCTTGAACACGGAACCTGGTTTCAGACCATGCAGTTCCAACAGAATGTATAGTTCGGAGTCTATGCCTCCATTGTCTGCCTCCTTGATGCAGTGTGGTTTTGGCGGAAGTGCTGTTAGAAGTCTGGAAGTCCTTGGAGGGCTTCCTTATCCTTGGACTTGGCAAAGTTGTATCCCATGGAATCGGTCTTCAACTAGAGACTGGTCCCACTGACAGTGGATTCAGCTGTGGCTCAGGTCGCCAAGCGTACCTTTTTCCTCAGATGGCGGGATTGTCCTGCAGGATGTTCAGGACTGACGATTGCATTTTGATCTCCAGCGTCTTTCTGTTTCCGCTATGGCGGGAGGGCGAGCTGCGGCGGCCACTTCTGTGTGGCCTGGGAATGTCTGAATTTTTTGCCCGAAGCACTCTGTAGCATTTTGAACTAAGCTTGGAGCTTCTTCAGGCTCTGCTTGGCAAATGACTTGGATTCACCAGTGGTTGGGTGCTACTTCAACTAAAGGCTCAGTGAGCAGGTTCCTTTTAAGTGTTCGCTCCTGTTTGGCCAaggtttggatgaccttatggccagtgatAAGGTCTGTAGCCTGAGGTGCTCCCTGGCTCTAAACCTCATCCAATCAGGGGTGTGGGACGGCCAGATTTTCGTCCCTGCCAACGCACTTCTCAGTTTATCGGACCTCCAGTGGCAGGACAGCGTTTCGGAGATCCCTCCAATCCCTGCTTTGGAGGTGCAGCGCACCAACAGTTTTCCTACTCCCGGCCTTCTGCCCCTTCCTAGAGAAAAATATGCCACCAGGTCTCTGGCGAGGGCCCCCCCAATTCGGGGGGCAACTTTCGGCCTTCCTTCCGGAATGGCAAATGGTAATCTCGGCCCAGCGAGTCCTCATCCAGGAAAGGCCTTTGACTACAGTTTTTCCGGCCAGAATTCTTCTTGTCCCCTCCTGTGGGAATTCCGGACAGGGCCAACCAGGTGCGAGCCAAGGTGCACAGGTTGCTGGATCAGGTAGCTTTAGAGCCTGTCCCAAAGGGAAACTGGGGCACCGGGAGATACGCcatttacttcatcatgccagtGAAGAACTGAAGATTGCTGACCAGTTCTGGACCTGAAGGCAGTGAACGCATCTTATGAGTTCCACGTTTCCTGCTGGAAATGGTGCATTCAGTGGTGGCAATAGTGCCcggggagtttttggcttccttggactTCTCAAAAGCGTACCTCCACATCtcgattttttgttttttttccggaTCATCAGAGGTTCCTGAGGTTGCATGTTCTCAGGATGCACTTCCAGGTTGCGGCGCTGCCCGTCGGGTTGGTGTCGGCGTCCAGATCATTCACCAcagtcatggtggtggtagctgtCCATCTGCACTCACTGGGTGTGCAAGTCCATcagtacctcgacgactggctgatcagagctccctctttGGTGGAAGACCCTTGGCAGTCTGTCAAGCAATGACTGCTGGACAGTCTCGGCTGGGTGATCCATCTCATGACGTGTCACCGCGAGGTTGGAGTACATGGGAGTCCTGTTCCATATGGGCAGGAACCAGGTGTTTCTGATGGAATCCGGGACAATCAAGCTTCGGAGTGCAGTCGGGACATGTTAGTGGCTCCAGCCCGGACAACCTGGCAGTATCTGCAGGTATTGGGTTTCTTGGTGGCGACCATAGTTGTGATCCGTGGGCAAGGGCTCACATCCATCCTCTTCAGTTATCCTGGTGGAATCCTCAGCGGGATGTGCTGGGGTGAAGTTGCTGTGCTTAGCAACAACTCGCAGCTGTATGGTGGTGTGGTTGAACCTGGTTACTCTGTACAGAGGGCTCCCTCTGTGCGTCTTGGACTGGGTGCCCCTGGCGACGGACACGAGTCTCTCCGGTTGGGGAGCAGTTTGCCAGTCTGTGCCAGTCCACTGTTGGTGGACTGCATTGTTCAGTCAGCTGGAGATGTGTATGATCTGTCTGGCCTGCTGCGATTTCAAGGGATTTTCTGCGTATTCTCGGACATTGAGCCGGTGGTTGCCTATGTCATCTTGTCAGAGGGGCACGAGGAGTCCCCTGCTGAGCCTAGAGGCTCAGATGCTTGTTGCCTAGGCG contains:
- the SNPH gene encoding syntaphilin isoform X4; translation: MSLPGNRRPSTASRRRSSPPVTMRDTYGTSSLSSSSNSGSCKGSDSSPTPRRPMKYTLCSDNHGINPPTPEQYLTPLQQKEVCIRHLRARLKDAMDHLQDRNMEIEELRSQLSRMQEDWIEEECHRVEAQLALKEARKEIKQLKQVIDTVKNTLPEKDTGIQKYFVDINIQNRKLETLLHSMEIAQNGTLRDEGATESIGGSPARSLTRSSTYTKLNEHTITEQSIGDSQSVSAEDTADSGFVATDDTLNQTDFLARSSVMMLGAERYLEDESFHGPQHPTSSTSDKLLGNIAEVPSCTEVAVQASCMAEQAVQTECVQYHPSPCNIMEKVHKAQACILSKSSSKLVSEMEDIGLTSDTQIQNLTAAKVLVQTDINSAEKSDQNPQETFKNHHDSLWLAASGTHPPDSVICTMEEESTELGPEATSTALKTYWSRHFIVDLLAVVVPVVPTVAWLCRSQRRQDQPIYNISSLLRGCCTVALHSIRRISCQSTQP
- the SNPH gene encoding syntaphilin isoform X2, with amino-acid sequence MMESGEIAHCRLLPSVHGGRTSLPLLILTVPSSIMSLPGNRRPSTASRRRSSPPVTMRDTYGTSSLSSSSNSGSCKGSDSSPTPRRPMKYTLCSDNHGINPPTPEQYLTPLQQKEVCIRHLRARLKDAMDHLQDRNMEIEELRSQLSRMQEDWIEEECHRVEAQLALKEARKEIKQLKQVIDTVKNTLPEKDTGIQKYFVDINIQNRKLETLLHSMEIAQNGTLRDEGATESIGGSPARSLTRSSTYTKLNEHTITEQSIGDSQSVSAEDTADSGFVATDDTLNQTDFLARSSVMMLGAERYLEDESFHGPQHPTSSTSDKLLGNIAEVPSCTEVAVQASCMAEQAVQTECVQYHPSPCNIMEKVHKAQACILSKSSSKLVSEMEDIGLTSDTQIQNLTAAKVLVQTDINSAEKSDQNPQETFKNHHDSLWLAASGTHPPDSVICTMEEESTELGPEATSTALKTYWSRHFIVDLLAVVVPVVPTVAWLCRSQRRQDQPIYNISSLLRGCCTVALHSIRRISCQSTQP
- the SNPH gene encoding syntaphilin isoform X1 → MDGKKSKRVLMKLPTRVLAKWSICLPERRFMRTSLPLLILTVPSSIMSLPGNRRPSTASRRRSSPPVTMRDTYGTSSLSSSSNSGSCKGSDSSPTPRRPMKYTLCSDNHGINPPTPEQYLTPLQQKEVCIRHLRARLKDAMDHLQDRNMEIEELRSQLSRMQEDWIEEECHRVEAQLALKEARKEIKQLKQVIDTVKNTLPEKDTGIQKYFVDINIQNRKLETLLHSMEIAQNGTLRDEGATESIGGSPARSLTRSSTYTKLNEHTITEQSIGDSQSVSAEDTADSGFVATDDTLNQTDFLARSSVMMLGAERYLEDESFHGPQHPTSSTSDKLLGNIAEVPSCTEVAVQASCMAEQAVQTECVQYHPSPCNIMEKVHKAQACILSKSSSKLVSEMEDIGLTSDTQIQNLTAAKVLVQTDINSAEKSDQNPQETFKNHHDSLWLAASGTHPPDSVICTMEEESTELGPEATSTALKTYWSRHFIVDLLAVVVPVVPTVAWLCRSQRRQDQPIYNISSLLRGCCTVALHSIRRISCQSTQP
- the SNPH gene encoding syntaphilin isoform X3, whose amino-acid sequence is MTTGFELWLSQLLALRTSLPLLILTVPSSIMSLPGNRRPSTASRRRSSPPVTMRDTYGTSSLSSSSNSGSCKGSDSSPTPRRPMKYTLCSDNHGINPPTPEQYLTPLQQKEVCIRHLRARLKDAMDHLQDRNMEIEELRSQLSRMQEDWIEEECHRVEAQLALKEARKEIKQLKQVIDTVKNTLPEKDTGIQKYFVDINIQNRKLETLLHSMEIAQNGTLRDEGATESIGGSPARSLTRSSTYTKLNEHTITEQSIGDSQSVSAEDTADSGFVATDDTLNQTDFLARSSVMMLGAERYLEDESFHGPQHPTSSTSDKLLGNIAEVPSCTEVAVQASCMAEQAVQTECVQYHPSPCNIMEKVHKAQACILSKSSSKLVSEMEDIGLTSDTQIQNLTAAKVLVQTDINSAEKSDQNPQETFKNHHDSLWLAASGTHPPDSVICTMEEESTELGPEATSTALKTYWSRHFIVDLLAVVVPVVPTVAWLCRSQRRQDQPIYNISSLLRGCCTVALHSIRRISCQSTQP